One window from the genome of Pseudomonas sp. L5B5 encodes:
- a CDS encoding DUF2938 domain-containing protein has protein sequence MHALMALILPALAIGVGATVILDLWNLFLARALNMPSPNWGMVGRWVGHFPKGRFVHQNIAKATPIAGEQALGWLAHYLVGIAFAVLLLLTQGPQWPLQPTLAPALIVGVLTVAAPFFLLQPCMGAGVAASKTPKPNVARLRSLIGHSVFGLGLYGAAMAWAWILGQTA, from the coding sequence ATGCATGCACTCATGGCGTTGATCTTACCGGCACTGGCGATCGGTGTCGGCGCAACCGTGATCCTGGATCTCTGGAACCTGTTCCTGGCTCGTGCCCTGAACATGCCCAGCCCCAATTGGGGCATGGTCGGGCGCTGGGTCGGCCACTTTCCCAAGGGACGGTTCGTGCACCAGAACATCGCCAAGGCGACGCCAATAGCCGGCGAACAGGCGCTGGGCTGGCTGGCTCACTATCTGGTCGGGATCGCTTTCGCGGTACTGTTGCTGCTGACCCAGGGCCCGCAATGGCCGTTGCAGCCAACCCTGGCCCCGGCGCTGATCGTCGGCGTACTGACGGTGGCCGCCCCGTTCTTCCTGCTGCAGCCGTGCATGGGCGCGGGAGTCGCGGCCAGCAAGACGCCCAAACCGAACGTCGCTCGGCTGCGCAGCCTGATCGGCCACTCGGTGTTCGGCCTGGGCTTGTACGGTGCTGCCATGGCCTGGGCCTGGATTCTCGGACAAACTGCCTGA